From the Porites lutea chromosome 5, jaPorLute2.1, whole genome shotgun sequence genome, the window aaaaaggtTTTGCCAGGTTACTcacttaaaattttgaaagaagaatttCCTTCAGAACTGTGGTTTCCTTTCCAAAACTTTGTAACAGAAGTAACGCAGGCCAGCTTTCAGGCCAGCCCTTCGACTTTTCAGTTAGCCTGCTAATAAAACCACCTGTCATGGTTTCCCATTCTAATTTTGTAGGAGACATTTCTCAAGGATACACCCCAACCACAGGGAGTGATCGATCAGATGTGGCTATGTAAAGACATGAGTAACTGTTGTTTTACACTGGATTTAGTTGAAGCCCTTGACTGAGTTTCCTAGGGAGACATATTAGCAGACCCTCGATCACTCCTGTAAAGACAGTGGATGCATACATGAGCGCACAATGTAGATCTTGAAGAGTCCCGCATTGCATCCTATACAGAACTTCCCCTCTGCTGTCTTGACATTGTTGCAAATGTAAATGTGTTCAAATAACGTCATTGTATCTATtttatataccgtaaaattccgaaaataagccccggggcttatatttttcaaaggtccttTTTGAGGGCCTTATATagggaggggcttatctacggagggaaatttgcgtttcaaaatcgattgggctagccttatagttggaaagaaatttaccgtttttccttcttttactttgtatttgaggacaattttccaagcacaagccccccggggggggagggggcttatatttggatgggcaatttaacagagggttttttgcgttaccggtttggggggcttgtatttggaggggcttatacatggaggggcttattttcggaattttacggtatttacgcCCTTACCCACccgtttttcaaattaaaatactcttcaaaaaaagaagtaaactATTCAAATGCCAGGTCGCTTCATGATGGTGAGGTTAAGAGCAGGGTATATTTCAGCCCACTCAAATGTTCTTGATGTATCTTTCCACAAATTAATCCATTACTTGAGTGGGTGTGTTCTTTATTAACACTTTCAGATGACAAAGAATCTCCGCCACCACCACCCCCCTTTCTTTTTGAGAGCTGAGTTCTAGTGTTCATTTCATATGAATAGTTGtgatcagggcccagttgttcaaattaGCGCTAACCTGGGGCtaaattttaacccaggtttctttctATTTTCATCAAAACCACtctctcagataattttctctataattatttcttttcagaGTATTGAATCAttaaattgtaggcaaagatttgctttttaagctctaaCCCTAactctgggttatcttaacccaggtttgaacaacctggcccaGGCCTTACTAGGGCAACTCAGAAAAAGGCTATTTGAGAGCAAACACTACAGACAAGTCACAACATAACTGTGGTTTACTaaacaataattttaattttaactttcctTCCTATTCATAAAAGTGTACATTTCAATCTGAGACTATTTCCTGCCCATAAAAAATCTGCTCTTACACATTATACAAACAATCATTCTAATGATTTTCATTTATGTTTACAAATAACACCCTAGACAATTTTAAATTCTAAAGTGCTTTAAAGCATTCTCTTCTAGTTACTAACAAAGACCTTTACCATAAGGCTGTCTACATTACACCCGATAGCTCTTGCGCAGGCACCAAAACCATGATATTGCATGGGGCCTTTGTTCAATTTAGAACAAAGATTTTGGAGCAGTTCCTGCCAAAGAGCAAGGCTGCACCGCACTGATCTTAAAAGTGGGTTGTCACATATTGGACAGGTTTCTGTGTGCCACTCTTTGTGGCAGAGTCAACAGGCGTTTATTCGAACCAGGCTGGAATATTTTTCATGTTGAGACAGCTATCTggttagcctgtgagcaagctcacTTGTGCGATCTTGGGGAAAAAGTTTTGGCAGCAGAGCCGCCACTAGCCTCCCtagcagacgttcttaggggtttgtCACTTGTTCCTCTAACATGTTCATGGGGCAGGCCTAAGAAcatttgcgtgggaggctaagccACCACCAGCATGCACCTGGTCTGTTCATCAAATCATAAATCTGCTAAGCTGCTTTATATTCCTTACTGTCCTAAATTCTAATGACCTGCTAGGAAACCTTGAAATTAATATGGGCAAATTTAACTCAATATGAGACtgcaatgtacatgtacctaaATATGTAATAAAATACTAAATTATGAAAAAGTAACACTTGCAACTATGTCATGACAAATTAAGTGAAAGGATAATGCTTAGACAGCATGGTTGCTTCCACTAAGAGATGCTAACGCCAGCATTACCATTTCTCAGTGAAATACTTTCTTaggttaattaatattgttTTAACAACACTCTATTTTAACAAATTGACCAAAAACTTGAAGACTTGGCATTAATTTTTAGGTATTGTATCAAATTATATACATTGACAAATACAAATTATATTTAAGagtttgtttcaattttaaatacaaaatacgTTCATGTTGATTAAATATATGTGTATAAAATTACGGAAATAAATACGTCTGCTCTTTTAAAGAGCGCCACTGTTGCTTCCTTGATTGTTAAACCACAGTGATTTTCAATTGAAGCAGTTTCTATTAtcagaagtatttttttttctttttgaaagataTAATAATACAGTGATAGAAACAATTTCAAGGCTGTGAAAGTTGTCTCTTATTTTCTCAGAGATAGTGCAAGGAGGAGTAATGCATGcatgggaagggggagggggtgatcATCGGTGGGTGTCACTCTCACCTTATTCTGATCCAACACTACTCATCGTCAAGGAATAAAATCTTTGTACAGTACTTGCCAGAGAATGAAGTAAGTCAAATAAATCTGAGCCTGCAGTTTTCACACTGTTGCTAGGCAAACATGCAGTCTTACAGTAAGAAATGaatattttgagtgaaattGGATATTAAGTCATTTTGAACATGGTGTTTCCACAAGCAATTAattctaaaatatttttttaaatttgaacaCACAAATTGTCATCTAGTAAGGTGCAATTTCTACTTATATGAGCTCCTAGATCGTCTTCCAACATCTTAAGTGTTTTTCGCACCTGCAAGAGAAAGGACCATGACTTGAACATGATCTGCAGTGTGGTAGACAAAGTGCCACTAACAGATAACATAAAGGTATCTTAAAAATCACATCCACTCACTATTTGTTTATATACCCTTTTTTGTGGGGCCTTTAATTCAACATACCCTTAAATAAATAGgcaaaattacagtaaaattgTACCTGTGCTATAGCGTTTAAATTGGCAGCTACTATTGTTTTAAATCTGTAAAAGAAGAAAAGGCATTAGTAAAAGTCATCAACTTTGAATATTGTACTTTCTGTAAATAAAACTTGGCTTGTCATTATCTCTGGTAGCCTACAAAGAGACTTTAAACCCTACCTGAGAACCTCTGCATCAAAAACTTCCTGACGGAGCTTCCAAAGTTGATACATAGACTGATGACTGGAAAAAAAAGCTAACTTTAATACAAATTAAAgggtaaaaataataaaaatcatgacaataattaattaatgaaaatattttgttaaaaagatcTTTAATGGATTTGGATTAGCTTTGCTGCCTCCCATTGTTCCCTGTTACTGGGACATTACCAGAGCTCTCATGAAACATTACCCACTGTGGAAAGGAGAAAAGAGATATGGATGTATTCTTAGGCTAAATTTGGATGAAACAATTTTACTTCTGTTTACTTCTGTGAGACGGTGGGCCTCTGAAAATATTGCGCAAGGTATTTCAAATACTAAACTAAACCTGAATCTGTCTATTATACATGTACACAATGCTCCTTGACTTTATAAAAATGAAACCAATGTTCAATTAAAACCCATGTGAGATTTTTCTTTAGAACAGAATGATGAACTCACAGGAGAATTTTTTCAGGGGGAtgtgctgtttttgccatgatCTTTGGTTCCAGTAAAGAGATACGATGCAACAGGAAAAAACTACACATCATCAAACAGAGTATCCTGAAATGACAAAAGGTGATTAAAATATTAAGTACACCAAGTACAACAGAGCATAGCTAAGAAGAGGATAATTTTCAACAGCAACATCATTATTTGGAACCTCAAAGTCCTAAGAATGGCAATTAAAAGAGACTAAACTGcccaacagaaaaaaataacttttagaaAATACTCAGGCGGTGGTGTTGTTGTTTCAAAGGAGGAGATAATACGGGTGAAGTTTAGTTTTTACTCCCTAAAATATTAATCCCTTGTGTCCCCCACACACCTTAGTGAACAACAAGACAGTGAATCTGTTTGGGCATCTTCAATGAAGGAACCAAGGCCCTGAGGACTCGAGAGAAGCCCCAAGGTTGGGAGGGAGGGAATTGAAACAGCAAATGAAGCGACTGAGCAACACAAATGATCAGATTACAAGAAGATGTCAGTTAACACCCAGCTGGCAGACAGCATGGGGTATTCCCTAGGAATATTAACCAAGGAGATGTAAGTTATATTTTTGGGCCATTAACTGTGTGCTAGGGATCTCAGCTGTAATTGGCAAGCAAAGCAAACCAAGAGGACATAGGCAAGAGCAACTTCTATGGGGCAACTGAGTATTCCGTGATCATAGAGGCAAATCTTTTCTACCCCTCTAGTTACCTTACCACGCAGGGTTTGCCTAAAACACAGAATCTGGAAAAAACCCACGCTGAATGTTGAATGAcggaagtttagtgattagggttaggaaactgagggAATAGGTCCATTTCGGGTCATTATACTGGGTTAACTGACCTGAAAGGTTCACTcggtttcctaaccctaatcactacaCTTGAGAGTCATTTCAGCGTTCAGCGTGGGTTTTTTCCAGACTTCGGATTCCAGGTTGAAGGCAAACCCCACCGGGCAAGTTTACTTTGATGATGTCTGTATGCACAAAAAGTCACTACTAATGCTTTTAACAGAGCTCAAAAAGAGAGCTTGATTGATGCTTGCAATATTTGAGAGCTTGCATTTCAAGGGCTAGAGAATGAGTTACAGAAGCAAAAGGCAAGCAAAGGAAAGGGTAAGCAAAAAGCTAGAGTTCAAAACGTCagcttttaaatttctttgtcaTGTCCACTAATATGTAACAAAATTTCACTTGTGGTTGATCTGTTTAAATGGCATCTGACAAGAAAACTTTGGCcttcattatttattttctttcagtgAGTACTACAAAATTCACTTGTCCAGGTAGATACTTACATAATAGAAGTTACTATATAAAATGGCTGTTCTCTTGAAAGCCTAAACATTAATTAAAGACAAAAGTACTGTTTAGTAAAcacattttttcatttagcaTAAGGATATTTGCTCTGGCAAAAAATGTCTCATCTTCGGTGTAATATAATTTATCACTCACAGCtgacgtaaaacaaagaaaacaaaacacacctAACAAAAAATGTATCAGTCATCCCGATTTGATCataaaaaatactttttcagaaaataaaacatataTTATATGTGTATTTTTCCAGAATTTCAGCTCTACATGTACGCACGGGCGTATGTGCATATGGGAGCTACGCCCCTGCATATGGGCAGTCCATGGActgggggtcagtgttttgtccaccacctTTTTAATTCTGGCAATTACATCTGGCATGACTCACCTTTGAACTAATCTAAAACTGACTTGCAAATATGAATACACAGTCTCAGCGACTGAAGCTAGGAACATTGCAATACCAgctgaaacacaaaaataaattcaGTTCAAAAGCAAGGTCTCAATAATATAGTTTATCAAGTAAATCATACCATCAGTTCTTATTCTTTGTCAGAAAAATTTATTCTACAAAGAATAACAATGATTTATAAATGATTCCTGACATTAATAATGGTGTTCTGGATTAAAACAATATTGAAGGGTTGGAGAAAAAAGCCTATGTTGAATTTTTGAGCCAAATGTGCAAAATGCTCTTCCGCATATTATCCACATTGCTAAACTGGCAAAATGAAATCCCATCCCATCCATAGAAGAGTTCCAAATTGTTCTCTCCCTTTCCTCTAAAAAAATTCCACATCCTGGGCATATAAAAGACATATCCCAGATCCTAAAAAACCTATTGGGACCCACCCTCCCACAGGTATCAGTATTCCAAATATTATGACTCATCtgcacattaattttatagtatAATATCTTATTTTATTACCACAGCCAGAAATTCTCGAGGATTCCGAGGGGTTCTGCTGGTCTTTATCAGGGAGAGATGATGTATTTAACACCATGTCTGTCTCATCATATGTTAACTTGTCTGTTGGTGTTTGTCTAGCCTGTTGACACTCAACGCATCCTGATGTGTTTTCTCCATGTTCCGCAGAGCAGCTTAAGTGCTCCTCATTACATTCTGGAAGTAATAAGTTCAGCAAAGTTTATTCACTGCTGACACCAAACCGATCAGACACTGACAATAAAATTTGattaaaacctgtcaaaccaaTGTTAGAATGGGCCCATATGTACATCAATGAAATCTCAAAAGAAATTGTGGTGACTGAGGAAATTTTATCTGTCAAAGAAACCTAACTCTTGACAATGTCATGTTCAAACAGAAAGGTGCCAGATGTAGAAAAACTGGAGATAGAACTTGCTTGCCTACTGGGAATTGCCTGTACTGTTCCCACGAGAACAAAATGGGTCATGGGTCATGTTCAGCTTATGCTCTTTTTTTggtagcctgcaaatacagccatCACTCCTTGCTCTTCGCCACTAGGGAATTTCTGTTGTTGAGGTGCAGATGTCACTCCTGTAAAACATCTCTTGCCTTGGAGCAAGGAGAGATGGCTGTTTTCGTGGgctaatttttttgtatttttgtcaatagagagattaagagacACGTTTATGGCAAATGgaaaacgtgaatttgtaccaagagaccaagttttccctttacttgtcATTTTCCATTCATTATAACTTCATGGAAATCAGTGGATTCATGTTAGATTTATCCATAAAAATTGCCTTGAGCTGTTTTAAACTGTTCATTTTCTAGTTTGAGAGAGTTTCTCAAATTGAATCTGACATTTGCTGTTTGCTGCTGACATAATTTGTAGGCATTTGACTTCAAGCTAGtttaatagagtactaaagtgtgacgtcataaaaatgaaatttctgaaattatgggattggtccggatattctgaaagaacaatgtccaagaggcctacttgccaaaaatgagcatttgggggcaaattgtctctgagatcgtagcccagttatactcagaaaactccatacaaacccttctaaattttttttgggtcgaccccaaaaaaatttagaagggtttgtatggagttttgtaagcataactgggctacgatctcagagacaatttacccccaaatgctcatttttggcaagtaggcctcttggacattgttctttcagaatatccggaccaatcccataatttcagaaatttcatttttatgacgtcatcactttagtactctatgatGCATGTATTGCTAAAGTGGTTTGTACAGGAGCCAATAAGCAAGTGAGagattaataattaaaaattaccatCATTTTCACCATCATCCTCTCTAGCATCAGGTTCACCATCTATGCCCTGTGTTTGCTGGTCATCTGGACATGAGCCATTCATCTATAAAATATGCAAACTCATTACAATCAGCTATTTTATATAGTGCAGACCAGAAAAGACAAGAGACATGACGTTTGAAGCTGGTGATGAAAGTTAATTTAACACTTCCTTTCTTGGCTTTCAATCGCTGTACTCTTTTGATTACCTTACAAGTTTGAAAACATCTACACCTTAAGTAGTTggggtttatttatttatttcattcattttttatttttttattgacaacaaattaacaacattaatacacagcacaaattaaaagaataaataaataactaagtCAGTaactaacaaaacaaattacaataaaaacaaaaagtattgCAGGATAAAAAACCTGTCAGTTGCCACACATATTTAATATTGTTTGCCACAATTTTCAATGTGATATTGTTCAAAAAGCTTACGTAAAAATTCATCTAAATTAGGTGTCGTTACGATGTTCTTGGAAGTatacaagtatttcttttgcagtaaattACCAATAGAAGAAGTTTGCTTTGAGTTGAATTTGGCATTTGCATTGGAAGGGAGTCATTGAACGtgttaaataaaatttgcttgtttgcttgtttgtagtcatggtttttgttatttttgtttccctttggGTTTGGTAGTAATAAAATTGGCAAATAATTCTACCAACCACATATATCATGCCCAGCTTTTTGCCATTAAGGCCCTGTTTGCACCATGcaaaatttcatttgttttgcaaaaaatggGAAGCCATTTCTAgggcaaacaatttttttcacctaccaaaattttctcaaatgtCACCAAACTTCAAAACTGGCATCGAGAAGATTTGGAGccctacaatttttttttgcttcaaaatccTTTGTTCCTTGACAGCTATCCTTCATCGGGTCATCTTATTTCGTGAATGTGACCAATAATATATTATAGTCCTTTAAGTGACATTTTGGTTACAGGAAAACTTTCTTGTGTCTCAGGTGCAAACAAGTCccaaattttcacattttttgcaaATAGCAGACTCCATTTTTTCTTGTAGTGTACAGGGCCTAATAATATTAAATTACTGAGCGTTAGATGATTTTGTTAGTTCTTAGAAAATTTTACAGTCACATTTTAATAATATGTAAAGTAATAACGACATTTGCCACTTTTTGTTTAACATTTCACACAAAGCCATGTTTACAAACTTTCTGGAATTGGGAATTGGGAAGATTATAaaggcaacaaatgagaatttaaattttgacattAGGGTTTAAAAGGTTCAATGAAAAGATTAGATTAAAACAAATTGGGATGTTGCATCCATTGggaagtgaaacaaaaaaaaaaggatttgattaaccaaaatttattattatgtttATAGTGCTGTCATAATTTGATGATATTCACCTGAATTTCTTCTTTTGATGTATCTGACTTCtaatttggttaaaaaaaatgaaaaacatgcaCTTAACATTTACATACTGCTTTATTACAGAAATACCAATATGAGATgatctttataaaataactaaggtagtacgcgcgctctgattggctgagaggagcgtttgcatgagag encodes:
- the LOC140936474 gene encoding uncharacterized protein isoform X6 codes for the protein MDNTSGTEGEINESTSSMSCSINEFETEKSLSDLDDTSSALTQSQIIKADRTPNFFKSLLSTRSPYDEFHRLFKTVPMDQFPINDFTCALSREILLQGRIYVSQGWVCFYSNIFGWETQVTIDCKKIQSITREKTAYVVPNAILICTDEEKHFFSSFLSRETVYKLLVQVWDEVKNKQQKSDTSKEEIQMNGSCPDDQQTQGIDGEPDAREDDGENDECNEEHLSCSAEHGENTSGCVECQQARQTPTDKLTYDETDMVLNTSSLPDKDQQNPSESSRISGCAGIAMFLASVAETVYSYLQVSFRLVQRLSREQPFYIVTSIMILCLMMCSFFLLHRISLLEPKIMAKTAHPPEKILLHQSMYQLWKLRQEVFDAEVLRFKTIVAANLNAIAQVRKTLKMLEDDLGAHISRNCTLLDDNLCVQI
- the LOC140936474 gene encoding uncharacterized protein isoform X4, encoding MDNTSGTEGEINESTSSMSCSINEFETFADEVNGEIPEVDFRGKIRSEKSLSDLDDTSSALTQSQIIKADRTPNFFKSLLSTRSPYDEFHRLFKTVPMDQFPINDFTCALSREILLQGRIYVSQGWVCFYSNIFGWETQVTIDCKKIQSITREKTAYVVPNAILICTDEEKHFFSSFLSRETVYKLLVQVWDEVKNKQQKSDTSKEEIQMNGSCPDDQQTQGIDGEPDAREDDGENDECNEEHLSCSAEHGENTSGCVECQQARQTPTDKLTYDETDMVLNTSSLPDKDQQNPSESSRISGCAGIAMFLASVAETVYSYLQVSFRLVQRLSREQPFYIVTSIMILCLMMCSFFLLHRISLLEPKIMAKTAHPPEKILLHQSMYQLWKLRQEVFDAEVLRFKTIVAANLNAIAQVRKTLKMLEDDLGAHISRNCTLLDDNLCVQI
- the LOC140936474 gene encoding uncharacterized protein isoform X3, with protein sequence MKLSLLSVKVFYRKKPKFKERRNSSKKRKEARSKSNPNLPAAMDNTSGTEGEINESTSSMSCSINEFETEKSLSDLDDTSSALTQSQIIKADRTPNFFKSLLSTRSPYDEFHRLFKTVPMDQFPINDFTCALSREILLQGRIYVSQGWVCFYSNIFGWETQVTIDCKKIQSITREKTAYVVPNAILICTDEEKHFFSSFLSRETVYKLLVQVWDEVKNKQQKSDTSKEEIQMNGSCPDDQQTQGIDGEPDAREDDGENDECNEEHLSCSAEHGENTSGCVECQQARQTPTDKLTYDETDMVLNTSSLPDKDQQNPSESSRISGCAGIAMFLASVAETVYSYLQVSFRLVQRLSREQPFYIVTSIMILCLMMCSFFLLHRISLLEPKIMAKTAHPPEKILLHQSMYQLWKLRQEVFDAEVLRFKTIVAANLNAIAQVRKTLKMLEDDLGAHISRNCTLLDDNLCVQI
- the LOC140936474 gene encoding uncharacterized protein isoform X1 translates to MKLSLLSVKVFYRKKPKFKERRNSSKKRKEARSKSNPNLPAAMDNTSGTEGEINESTSSMSCSINEFETFADEVNGEIPEVDFRGKIRSEKSLSDLDDTSSALTQSQIIKADRTPNFFKSLLSTRSPYDEFHRLFKTVPMDQFPINDFTCALSREILLQGRIYVSQGWVCFYSNIFGWETQVTIDCKKIQSITREKTAYVVPNAILICTDEEKHFFSSFLSRETVYKLLVQVWDEVKNKQQKSDTSKEEIQMNGSCPDDQQTQGIDGEPDAREDDGENDECNEEHLSCSAEHGENTSGCVECQQARQTPTDKLTYDETDMVLNTSSLPDKDQQNPSESSRISGCAGIAMFLASVAETVYSYLQVSFRLVQRLSREQPFYIVTSIMILCLMMCSFFLLHRISLLEPKIMAKTAHPPEKILLHQSMYQLWKLRQEVFDAEVLRFKTIVAANLNAIAQVRKTLKMLEDDLGAHISRNCTLLDDNLCVQI
- the LOC140936474 gene encoding uncharacterized protein isoform X5, with product MQNEEESENRGKRTKMRFSVRSKTNKNLARRKISYLPWIFNPMLKVYNQSQIIKADRTPNFFKSLLSTRSPYDEFHRLFKTVPMDQFPINDFTCALSREILLQGRIYVSQGWVCFYSNIFGWETQVTIDCKKIQSITREKTAYVVPNAILICTDEEKHFFSSFLSRETVYKLLVQVWDEVKNKQQKSDTSKEEIQMNGSCPDDQQTQGIDGEPDAREDDGENDECNEEHLSCSAEHGENTSGCVECQQARQTPTDKLTYDETDMVLNTSSLPDKDQQNPSESSRISGCAGIAMFLASVAETVYSYLQVSFRLVQRLSREQPFYIVTSIMILCLMMCSFFLLHRISLLEPKIMAKTAHPPEKILLHQSMYQLWKLRQEVFDAEVLRFKTIVAANLNAIAQVRKTLKMLEDDLGAHISRNCTLLDDNLCVQI
- the LOC140936474 gene encoding uncharacterized protein isoform X7 yields the protein MSQGKRKLRRHSSVFGRSKDDTFKATSKGRRKGQILQNRWSLLSTRSPYDEFHRLFKTVPMDQFPINDFTCALSREILLQGRIYVSQGWVCFYSNIFGWETQVTIDCKKIQSITREKTAYVVPNAILICTDEEKHFFSSFLSRETVYKLLVQVWDEVKNKQQKSDTSKEEIQMNGSCPDDQQTQGIDGEPDAREDDGENDECNEEHLSCSAEHGENTSGCVECQQARQTPTDKLTYDETDMVLNTSSLPDKDQQNPSESSRISGCAGIAMFLASVAETVYSYLQVSFRLVQRLSREQPFYIVTSIMILCLMMCSFFLLHRISLLEPKIMAKTAHPPEKILLHQSMYQLWKLRQEVFDAEVLRFKTIVAANLNAIAQVRKTLKMLEDDLGAHISRNCTLLDDNLCVQI